One segment of Mus caroli chromosome 6, CAROLI_EIJ_v1.1, whole genome shotgun sequence DNA contains the following:
- the Mgst1 gene encoding microsomal glutathione S-transferase 1 isoform X1, producing the protein MSHLKTETKIGSMADLRQLMDNEVLMAFTSYATIILAKMMFMSSATAFQRITNKVFANPEDCAGFGKGENAKKLVRTDEKVERVRRAHLNDLENIVPFLGIGLLYSLSGPDLSTALMHFRIFVGARIYHTIAYLTPLPQPNRGLAFFVGYGVTLSMAYRLLRSRLYL; encoded by the exons ATGAG TCATTTGAAGACTGAGACCAAGATTGGAAGCATGGCCGACCTGAGGCAGCTCATGGACAATGAGGTGTTGATGGCCTTTACTTCCTATGCAACGATCATTCTTGCCAAGATGATGTTCATGAGCTCTGCAACCGCATTCCAGAGGATAACCAACAAG GTTTTTGCCAACCCAGAAGACTGCGCTGGCTTTGGCAAGGGAGAGAATGCCAAGAAACTTGTTCGGACTGACGAGAAGGTGGAACGCGTGCGCAG AGCCCACCTGAATGATCTTGAAAACATCGTTCCCTTTCTCGGCATCGGCCTCCTGTACTCCCTGAGTGGACCAGATCTCTCTACAGCCCTCATGCACTTCAGAATCTTTGTCGGTGCTCGGATCTACCACACCATTGCCTACTTGACTCCCCTTCCTCAGCCAAACAGGGGCTTGGCGTTTTTTGTTGGCTATGGAGTTACCTTGTCAATGGCTTACAGGCTGCTAAGGAGCAGACTGTACTTGTAA
- the Mgst1 gene encoding microsomal glutathione S-transferase 1 isoform X2: MADLRQLMDNEVLMAFTSYATIILAKMMFMSSATAFQRITNKVFANPEDCAGFGKGENAKKLVRTDEKVERVRRAHLNDLENIVPFLGIGLLYSLSGPDLSTALMHFRIFVGARIYHTIAYLTPLPQPNRGLAFFVGYGVTLSMAYRLLRSRLYL; the protein is encoded by the exons ATGGCCGACCTGAGGCAGCTCATGGACAATGAGGTGTTGATGGCCTTTACTTCCTATGCAACGATCATTCTTGCCAAGATGATGTTCATGAGCTCTGCAACCGCATTCCAGAGGATAACCAACAAG GTTTTTGCCAACCCAGAAGACTGCGCTGGCTTTGGCAAGGGAGAGAATGCCAAGAAACTTGTTCGGACTGACGAGAAGGTGGAACGCGTGCGCAG AGCCCACCTGAATGATCTTGAAAACATCGTTCCCTTTCTCGGCATCGGCCTCCTGTACTCCCTGAGTGGACCAGATCTCTCTACAGCCCTCATGCACTTCAGAATCTTTGTCGGTGCTCGGATCTACCACACCATTGCCTACTTGACTCCCCTTCCTCAGCCAAACAGGGGCTTGGCGTTTTTTGTTGGCTATGGAGTTACCTTGTCAATGGCTTACAGGCTGCTAAGGAGCAGACTGTACTTGTAA